One genomic segment of Hordeum vulgare subsp. vulgare chromosome 2H, MorexV3_pseudomolecules_assembly, whole genome shotgun sequence includes these proteins:
- the LOC123431306 gene encoding succinate dehydrogenase subunit 3-2, mitochondrial-like, translating to MDRYHKNSRFEPLNGAPFALCLRGAFGTSNSFIGQAKSYASTPFGAVRQKMPPSGSRSLHTSRPLSAAVANRPLSPHLPLKKPQLSATFSISHRIFGVALGAAIISIPLATKFSLMFGV from the exons ATGGACAGGTATCACAAAAACAGTCGATTTGAACCCCTCAACGGCGCTCCATTTGCTCTCTGTCTCCGTG GCGCCTTTGGTACATCAAActcatt cattgGGCAAGCAAAGAGTTATGCATCTACTCCCTTTGGAGCTGTGCGACAGAAGATGCCCCCATCTGGAAGCCGATCCCTACACACAAGTCGTCCCCTGTCAGCTGCTGTGGCGAACCGGCCATTATCTCCCCATCTTCCTCTAAAGAAGCCACAGCTGAGCGCTACGTTCTCCATCTCACACCGTATATTTGGTGTTGCACTTGGTGCCGCCATCATATCTATTCCTCTTGCCACCAAGTTCAGCCTCATGTTTGGTGTCTGA